In a genomic window of Coprococcus eutactus:
- the lon gene encoding endopeptidase La codes for MNKEIKNIAMISLKDGVAMPGVSFYLDAVKRDACEAVKRTVKDDSYIFLATPTSEKIAGKVTFYPVGVIARIKQYVRNTNKTMRVLLQSVKRAQLIEYNKDTCYMCSVHEIDEKDEVTADEKRAILSLLRDKLKEAVDNGMTRNNVMFSKVAANDSIGSLTDSMADYITIPNDSRQELIELVDVKERAFRFIQILDEELEVAKIKREILEKTNQESAKNQRNFILREQMAVIRRELGEDGTDEKVDEFQKRLDASGCSPEVYEKISKEIKNYKSIPLSSMESSVTANYIDVMLSYPWNIATEENSDIKSAIDILDKDHYGLEEVKDRIIDYLAVHILNKKGNLPIICLVGPPGTGKTSIARSIARATERKYIRLSLGGVRDEAEIRGHRKTYVGAMPGRIVQSMIKAKVNNPLMLLDEIDKVGSDYKGDVSSALLEVLDSEQNNEFNDHYMGVPVDLSNVLFIATANDISTIPGPLLDRMEIIEISGYTENEKYNIAKLYLVDKTRERNGLTKIQFKMDAGAIRDIIRHYTREAGVRNLERNIDKVCRKACRKILAGEIETAKITKKNIQDYIGPYKYKDEKNNLKDRVGVVTGLAWTAVGGVTLEIEVNVLPGSGAVQLTGKMGDVMKESAYAGMSYIRSLKESAALGDDYFTKHDFHIHIPEGAVPKDGPSAGITMATALYSAIFSAPVDGKTAMTGEITLRGEVLPIGGLKEKLLAAKLQGVKRVLIPAANESDYLQLDFDIVSGLEIHLVDKMRQVLDYALVR; via the coding sequence ATGAACAAAGAAATAAAGAATATAGCTATGATCAGCCTTAAAGATGGCGTGGCTATGCCTGGGGTGTCTTTTTATCTTGATGCTGTAAAAAGAGATGCGTGTGAGGCTGTGAAACGTACTGTTAAGGATGACAGTTATATTTTTCTAGCAACTCCCACGTCGGAGAAGATTGCAGGAAAGGTTACATTTTATCCAGTTGGTGTTATTGCAAGGATAAAACAGTATGTGAGAAACACTAATAAGACTATGAGGGTGCTTTTACAGTCGGTAAAACGTGCTCAGCTTATAGAGTATAACAAAGATACATGTTATATGTGCAGTGTTCATGAGATAGACGAAAAGGATGAAGTTACAGCTGACGAAAAGAGGGCAATATTATCGCTGCTCAGAGACAAGCTTAAGGAAGCGGTTGACAATGGAATGACAAGGAATAATGTCATGTTTTCAAAGGTGGCGGCAAATGATTCCATAGGTTCTCTTACAGACAGTATGGCAGATTATATTACCATACCGAATGATAGCAGACAGGAGCTTATCGAACTCGTCGATGTGAAGGAGCGCGCATTCAGATTTATCCAGATTCTGGATGAGGAACTTGAGGTTGCGAAGATCAAGAGGGAGATACTGGAAAAGACAAATCAGGAATCAGCTAAGAATCAGAGAAATTTCATCCTCAGAGAACAGATGGCAGTGATACGGAGAGAACTCGGTGAGGATGGAACGGATGAGAAGGTGGATGAGTTCCAGAAGAGACTTGATGCCTCTGGATGCAGCCCAGAGGTATATGAGAAGATATCCAAGGAGATAAAGAATTATAAGAGTATCCCACTCAGTTCAATGGAGAGCAGTGTGACGGCTAACTATATAGACGTGATGCTGAGCTATCCGTGGAATATTGCAACGGAGGAGAATTCAGATATAAAGTCAGCTATAGATATTCTCGACAAGGATCATTACGGTCTGGAGGAAGTTAAGGACAGGATAATAGACTATCTTGCCGTGCATATTCTGAATAAGAAGGGCAACCTTCCTATTATATGTCTAGTAGGACCTCCTGGTACAGGAAAGACATCAATAGCCAGATCCATAGCCAGGGCAACTGAGAGAAAATATATCAGGCTGTCACTTGGCGGAGTGCGCGATGAGGCTGAGATACGAGGACACAGAAAAACATATGTCGGTGCAATGCCAGGTAGGATAGTACAGTCTATGATAAAGGCAAAGGTTAACAATCCACTGATGCTGCTTGATGAAATAGACAAAGTCGGCAGCGACTATAAGGGTGATGTGTCATCAGCTCTTCTTGAGGTGCTTGACAGTGAACAGAACAACGAATTTAATGATCATTACATGGGAGTACCAGTTGATCTGAGCAATGTGCTCTTCATAGCCACGGCGAATGATATCTCGACCATACCAGGACCACTTCTGGACAGAATGGAGATAATAGAGATATCTGGATATACCGAGAATGAGAAATACAATATTGCAAAGCTGTACCTGGTTGACAAGACGAGGGAGAGGAATGGTTTGACAAAAATCCAGTTTAAGATGGATGCTGGAGCAATAAGAGACATAATCCGCCACTATACCAGGGAAGCGGGAGTCAGAAATCTGGAGAGAAATATTGATAAGGTCTGCAGAAAGGCGTGCCGTAAGATACTTGCTGGAGAAATTGAAACGGCAAAGATAACGAAGAAAAATATTCAGGATTACATTGGCCCGTATAAATATAAGGATGAAAAGAACAACCTCAAAGACAGAGTTGGAGTAGTCACAGGTCTTGCCTGGACAGCCGTTGGCGGAGTGACACTGGAGATAGAGGTGAATGTACTTCCTGGTTCAGGTGCGGTCCAGCTCACAGGTAAGATGGGGGACGTCATGAAGGAGTCAGCCTATGCGGGTATGAGTTATATAAGATCGCTCAAAGAATCAGCTGCGCTTGGCGATGATTACTTCACTAAGCACGATTTTCATATACATATCCCAGAGGGAGCGGTTCCAAAGGATGGCCCTTCGGCCGGAATCACGATGGCTACGGCACTCTACTCGGCGATATTTAGTGCACCAGTGGATGGAAAGACTGCCATGACAGGAGAGATTACGCTTAGAGGAGAGGTTCTTCCTATTGGAGGCCTGAAGGAGAAGCTTCTTGCTGCAAAGCTTCAGGGGGTGAAGCGAGTCCTTATTCCAGCGGCAAATGAGTCAGATTATCTTCAGCTTGATTTTGATATTGTGTCGGGACTTGAGATACATCTTGTAGACAAAATGCGACAGGTGCTTGACTACGCACTGGTCAGATAG
- the yihA gene encoding ribosome biogenesis GTP-binding protein YihA/YsxC, protein MIVKSAELETVCGITSKLPDNELPEIAFAGKSNVGKSSLINGLLNRKSLARTSAQPGKTQTINFYNINKELYFVDLPGYGYAKVSVEIRAKWGKMIENYLHTSAQLKKVFLLIDIRHVPSENDCLMYDWIVNNGYEPVIICTKLDKIKRSQVQKNLKQIKEKLGLVPGTRMIPFSALTKQGKDDIWNLIELSLSESEDDDSELQEK, encoded by the coding sequence ATGATTGTTAAAAGTGCTGAACTTGAGACGGTGTGTGGAATAACAAGTAAGCTTCCGGACAATGAACTTCCGGAAATTGCATTTGCGGGAAAGTCAAATGTGGGAAAGTCATCGCTTATCAATGGTCTTTTGAACAGAAAGTCATTGGCGAGGACATCCGCACAGCCGGGTAAGACACAGACGATCAATTTCTATAATATCAATAAAGAACTTTATTTCGTTGATCTGCCGGGATACGGATATGCAAAAGTGTCTGTGGAGATCAGAGCGAAGTGGGGAAAGATGATAGAGAACTATTTGCATACATCAGCCCAGCTCAAAAAGGTATTTTTGCTGATAGATATAAGGCATGTTCCGTCTGAGAATGACTGCCTCATGTATGACTGGATAGTGAATAACGGATATGAGCCGGTGATAATATGTACAAAGCTAGATAAGATAAAGAGAAGCCAGGTGCAGAAGAACCTGAAGCAGATAAAAGAGAAACTCGGTCTGGTTCCGGGGACAAGGATGATACCTTTTTCGGCCCTCACCAAGCAGGGAAAGGATGATATATGGAATCTTATAGAGCTGTCGTTATCTGAATCTGAGGATGATGATAGTGAGCTTCAGGAAAAATAA
- a CDS encoding DUF4364 family protein: MGTESIVLYKLIVLYMLDRVNFTLTNSQISDFVLEKGYTNYFTLQESINGLVDSEFVYVSTIRSSSHYKITDKGEEALSMFENKIPYAIKQDILEFFEQQQINLKKETEIQSDYYLNEANEYTVSCVINDRNEPLLDIKFSVPTKAVAVAICDNWRQKSTEVYDLLVQQLWTSKPSC, encoded by the coding sequence ATGGGAACGGAATCTATTGTTTTATACAAGCTTATAGTACTTTACATGTTGGACAGAGTTAACTTTACTCTCACCAACTCCCAGATCTCAGATTTTGTTCTCGAGAAGGGATACACTAATTATTTCACTCTTCAGGAGTCCATCAACGGACTTGTAGACAGTGAGTTCGTATATGTATCCACCATAAGGAGCTCCTCACACTACAAGATCACCGACAAGGGTGAGGAGGCGCTGAGCATGTTCGAGAACAAGATTCCATACGCAATAAAACAGGATATCCTCGAATTCTTCGAGCAGCAGCAGATCAACCTGAAAAAGGAAACCGAAATCCAGTCCGACTACTATTTGAATGAAGCAAATGAATACACAGTCTCCTGCGTGATAAACGACAGAAATGAGCCTTTGCTGGATATCAAATTCAGTGTTCCAACCAAGGCTGTTGCCGTTGCGATATGTGACAACTGGAGGCAGAAAAGCACCGAGGTATATGATCTCCTGGTTCAACAGCTATGGACATCAAAGCCATCGTGTTAA
- the rho gene encoding transcription termination factor Rho yields MDFSKASLAEMKTFVKDNGIKGCSAMKKAELAQYLTEYVKKHVTAVSVNSVDTRTAPKAEPVRNDADVVAESSTYATESSVEEKRETAADNVTGAGQQQRKGRRIVGFQGKNGVRQSRQNVQFEPRQRQTETKAEEPAVQEGQEQADQKNVPSYAQGEYNPELDSGRMAHGILEVMAEGYGFIRSANYLPGDQDIYVSPAQIRRFGLKTGDIITGNIRNKTQGEKFSALLYVASVNDESPLVIANRKNFEDLTPVFPNERIDLDGAGAPIPIRMINLLAPIGKGQRGMIVSPPKTGKTTLLKQIAKKISTSYEDMHLLVLLIDERPEEVTDIRESIEGPNVEVIYSTFDELPEHHKRVSEMVIERAKRLVESKKDVVILLDSITRLARAYNLTVSPSGRTLSGGLDPAALYMPKRFFGAARNMREGGSLTILATALVDTGSKMDDVVFEEFKGTGNMELVLDRKLSEKRIFPAIDIAKSGTRRDDLLLSREEQEVVAAIHKELMGSRSEDVLEDVRKLFIRTKDNKEFIHYIKQSLLRK; encoded by the coding sequence ATGGATTTTAGTAAAGCTTCTCTGGCAGAGATGAAAACTTTTGTCAAGGATAACGGGATAAAGGGTTGCTCAGCCATGAAAAAGGCTGAGCTTGCCCAGTATCTGACAGAGTATGTGAAAAAGCATGTGACAGCGGTGTCGGTAAACAGTGTCGATACAAGGACTGCACCTAAAGCGGAACCAGTCAGAAATGATGCTGATGTTGTAGCAGAAAGCAGCACATACGCAACTGAAAGCTCTGTGGAGGAGAAGAGGGAGACCGCGGCTGATAATGTGACAGGAGCCGGACAGCAACAGAGAAAGGGTAGAAGAATAGTGGGCTTCCAGGGAAAGAACGGGGTACGCCAAAGCAGACAGAATGTTCAATTTGAGCCTCGTCAGAGGCAGACAGAGACCAAAGCTGAGGAGCCGGCTGTCCAGGAGGGTCAGGAGCAAGCGGATCAGAAGAATGTTCCGTCATACGCCCAGGGAGAATATAATCCGGAACTTGACAGTGGAAGGATGGCTCACGGAATACTTGAGGTCATGGCTGAGGGATACGGATTTATAAGAAGTGCGAATTACCTGCCGGGTGACCAGGATATATACGTTTCTCCAGCACAGATCAGAAGATTTGGCCTGAAGACAGGAGATATAATCACAGGAAATATACGAAACAAGACACAGGGAGAAAAGTTCAGTGCGCTGCTCTATGTTGCAAGCGTGAACGATGAGAGCCCTCTTGTGATCGCAAACAGAAAGAATTTCGAGGATCTGACACCTGTATTCCCAAATGAGAGAATAGACTTGGACGGAGCCGGAGCACCTATTCCTATAAGAATGATCAATCTGCTTGCACCTATAGGCAAGGGACAGAGAGGTATGATAGTCTCACCTCCAAAGACTGGAAAAACAACGCTTTTAAAGCAGATTGCCAAGAAGATCAGCACAAGCTATGAAGATATGCATCTTTTAGTGCTGCTCATAGATGAGAGACCGGAGGAGGTTACAGATATAAGAGAGTCCATAGAGGGACCGAATGTTGAGGTCATATATTCAACATTTGATGAACTTCCGGAACATCACAAGAGAGTGTCAGAGATGGTCATAGAGAGAGCAAAGAGACTTGTTGAGTCCAAGAAGGATGTAGTGATCCTGCTTGACAGTATCACAAGACTTGCCAGAGCGTACAACCTGACGGTATCTCCTAGTGGAAGAACACTCTCAGGTGGCCTCGATCCTGCAGCCCTCTACATGCCAAAGAGATTCTTCGGTGCTGCGAGAAACATGAGGGAGGGTGGAAGCCTGACGATTCTTGCAACAGCACTTGTGGATACTGGAAGCAAGATGGACGATGTCGTATTCGAGGAGTTCAAGGGAACTGGTAACATGGAACTTGTTCTCGACAGAAAGCTCTCAGAAAAGAGGATATTCCCGGCCATAGATATAGCAAAGTCTGGAACAAGAAGAGATGATCTGTTGCTCTCAAGGGAGGAACAGGAGGTTGTTGCGGCTATACATAAGGAACTTATGGGAAGCCGATCAGAGGATGTTTTGGAGGATGTGAGAAAACTTTTCATTAGAACAAAGGATAATAAGGAATTTATTCATTATATAAAACAGTCACTGCTGAGAAAATAA
- the rpmE gene encoding 50S ribosomal protein L31 yields MRKGIHPDYYQAKVVCNCGNEFVTGSTKEEIHVEICSKCHSFYTGQQKAIKARGRIDMFNKKYGVQAN; encoded by the coding sequence ATGCGTAAAGGAATACATCCAGATTACTATCAGGCAAAGGTTGTATGTAACTGTGGTAACGAGTTCGTTACAGGTTCAACTAAGGAAGAGATTCACGTAGAAATTTGCTCAAAGTGTCATTCATTCTACACAGGTCAGCAGAAGGCAATCAAAGCTCGTGGTAGAATCGATATGTTTAACAAGAAGTATGGCGTTCAGGCCAACTAA
- a CDS encoding DUF1385 domain-containing protein translates to MKRVKIGGQAVMEGVMMKNGDRYAVAVRKPDQEIEVKVTDYVSIGSKSVFFRIPIIRGVVNFIESLVIGVKTLMYSASFYDEEEDSESTRSVEKQRTQKQQKKSDDLAMYGTVAFSLVFAIALFMMLPAFIGELIGRVVESRVLMSAIEGVIRLAIFIGYVALISIMKDIQRVFMYHGAEHKTINCFEAGVPLTPENVKKYSRYHKRCGTSFLFIVMIVSIIVFMFIDAPSAWMRMLIRLLLVPVIAGISYEFIMFAGRSDSWIANALSAPGKWVQRLTTREPDLDMIEVAIASVEAVIDWREYQQAMHDGKIEN, encoded by the coding sequence GTGAAAAGAGTTAAAATAGGCGGTCAGGCTGTCATGGAAGGTGTCATGATGAAAAATGGCGATAGGTATGCTGTGGCGGTCAGAAAACCGGATCAGGAAATAGAGGTAAAGGTAACAGATTATGTATCCATCGGATCCAAAAGCGTGTTTTTTAGGATCCCGATAATAAGAGGCGTTGTCAATTTTATAGAGTCTCTTGTGATTGGAGTCAAGACGCTCATGTATTCAGCGTCATTTTATGACGAGGAAGAGGATTCTGAAAGCACCAGGTCTGTGGAGAAACAGCGCACCCAGAAGCAGCAGAAGAAATCAGATGATCTGGCTATGTATGGAACGGTGGCGTTCTCGCTGGTATTTGCCATAGCGCTGTTCATGATGCTGCCAGCATTTATCGGGGAACTGATAGGACGCGTGGTGGAGAGCAGAGTGCTCATGTCCGCTATAGAGGGAGTGATAAGACTTGCGATATTCATTGGGTATGTTGCTCTTATATCCATTATGAAGGATATACAGAGAGTGTTTATGTATCACGGTGCGGAGCATAAGACGATAAACTGTTTCGAAGCGGGAGTGCCTCTCACACCAGAGAATGTCAAGAAATATTCAAGATATCACAAGAGATGTGGAACAAGCTTTTTATTTATCGTCATGATAGTCAGCATAATAGTGTTTATGTTCATAGATGCGCCATCGGCATGGATGAGGATGCTTATAAGGCTTTTGCTGGTTCCTGTTATAGCAGGTATTTCATACGAATTCATCATGTTTGCCGGAAGAAGCGATTCGTGGATAGCAAATGCACTCTCAGCGCCGGGAAAGTGGGTTCAGAGACTCACCACAAGGGAGCCGGATCTTGATATGATAGAGGTCGCCATCGCATCGGTCGAGGCGGTCATAGACTGGAGAGAATACCAGCAGGCAATGCATGACGGTAAGATAGAGAATTGA
- the prmC gene encoding peptide chain release factor N(5)-glutamine methyltransferase, with protein sequence MRLFELVKYGQGMLEESGVPDAEIDAALLWEHASGMNRTDMFFERDRDISTELETGYLELIRRRCTREPLQYITGVQNFMGYDFCTSENVLIPRQDTEILVETALNLTKSSQKTLDVLDMCCGTGCIGISYGLLRPDSKVTLADISGDAIRVTRKNVTKLCDEPERFDVINTDLFGDVDGQFDLILSNPPYIKSDVIEALMPEVRDNEPRLALDGKADGLYFYRIIVSQAIKYIKDEGYVVFEIGNDQAEDVQHLFVDTGYDDVHVVQDLCRNDRVVYGRYHRK encoded by the coding sequence ATGAGGCTTTTTGAACTTGTAAAATATGGACAGGGGATGCTTGAGGAAAGCGGTGTACCCGATGCAGAAATAGATGCGGCTCTGCTCTGGGAGCATGCATCAGGTATGAACAGGACGGATATGTTCTTTGAAAGAGACAGGGATATATCCACTGAATTGGAAACAGGTTATCTTGAACTAATAAGGAGACGGTGCACCAGAGAACCGCTGCAGTACATAACGGGAGTGCAGAATTTCATGGGATATGATTTTTGTACCTCGGAGAACGTGCTGATTCCCAGACAGGATACGGAGATACTTGTGGAGACTGCACTGAATCTCACGAAATCATCGCAGAAAACGCTTGATGTTCTGGACATGTGTTGCGGGACAGGCTGCATAGGTATATCATACGGTCTGCTAAGACCAGACAGCAAGGTGACACTGGCCGACATATCGGGAGATGCCATCAGAGTCACCCGGAAAAATGTCACAAAGCTGTGCGATGAGCCGGAGCGGTTTGACGTCATAAATACGGATCTGTTTGGTGATGTGGACGGGCAGTTTGATCTTATACTATCAAACCCGCCATATATAAAAAGTGATGTTATAGAAGCTCTGATGCCCGAAGTCAGGGACAATGAGCCGAGACTGGCACTTGACGGAAAAGCAGACGGGTTGTATTTTTATAGAATAATAGTCAGTCAGGCTATAAAATATATAAAGGATGAAGGTTATGTTGTATTTGAGATTGGCAATGATCAGGCAGAAGATGTACAGCACCTCTTTGTAGATACAGGCTATGATGACGTTCATGTGGTGCAGGATCTGTGCAGAAATGACAGAGTTGTGTACGGAAGATATCACAGAAAATAA
- the prfA gene encoding peptide chain release factor 1 has product MFDRLEELVDKLDTINNQLTDPDVVTDQNKFRKLMKEQSDLVPIVDKYKEYKDAKTTIEDSLEILEEENDEELREMAKEEMNDAKSRLETIEQELKILLLPKDPNDSKNVIVEIRAGAGGDEAALFAYEIYRMYQKYVDQFKWKVELMSVNENGIGGFKEAVFMITGDGAYSKMKYESGVHRVQRIPKTESGGRIHTSTVTVAVMPEAEEVDVEINDNDIRIDVMRASGNGGQCVNTTDSAVRLTHIPTGIVIYSQTEKSQLQNKAKAFALLRSKLYDMELQKQHDAEAADRKSQIGTGDRSEKIRTYNFPEGRVTDHRIKLTLYKLDQIMNGDLNELIDSLIAADQTAKLAQVNEEE; this is encoded by the coding sequence ATGTTTGACAGATTAGAAGAATTAGTAGATAAGCTTGACACGATCAACAATCAGCTGACAGACCCTGATGTGGTCACAGACCAGAACAAATTCAGAAAGCTGATGAAAGAACAGAGCGATCTTGTTCCGATCGTAGATAAATACAAAGAGTATAAGGATGCAAAGACTACAATAGAGGACAGTCTTGAGATACTTGAGGAGGAGAACGATGAGGAACTCCGTGAGATGGCAAAGGAGGAGATGAACGATGCCAAGTCGAGACTTGAGACGATAGAGCAGGAGCTCAAGATCCTTCTGCTTCCAAAGGATCCTAACGATTCAAAGAACGTAATAGTTGAGATACGTGCCGGTGCCGGCGGAGACGAGGCTGCTCTTTTTGCCTATGAGATTTATAGGATGTATCAAAAGTACGTTGACCAGTTCAAGTGGAAGGTTGAGCTTATGAGTGTCAATGAGAATGGTATAGGCGGATTTAAAGAGGCAGTGTTCATGATAACTGGTGATGGAGCCTATTCAAAGATGAAGTACGAGAGCGGTGTACACAGAGTGCAGAGAATACCGAAGACTGAGTCAGGTGGAAGGATTCATACATCTACAGTCACAGTAGCGGTTATGCCTGAGGCGGAGGAAGTAGATGTAGAGATAAACGACAATGATATCCGAATTGATGTCATGAGGGCATCAGGAAATGGTGGCCAGTGTGTCAATACAACCGATTCCGCCGTCAGACTTACACATATACCTACAGGTATAGTTATTTACAGTCAGACAGAGAAGTCGCAGCTTCAGAACAAGGCAAAGGCATTTGCACTCCTCAGATCAAAGCTGTATGATATGGAGCTTCAGAAGCAGCATGATGCTGAGGCTGCAGATCGTAAGAGCCAGATAGGAACAGGAGATAGATCTGAGAAGATCAGAACCTACAACTTCCCCGAGGGAAGAGTGACAGATCATAGAATCAAGCTCACACTTTATAAGCTTGACCAGATAATGAACGGTGATCTTAACGAACTCATAGACAGCCTTATAGCAGCCGACCAGACAGCAAAGCTTGCCCAGGTTAACGAAGAGGAGTAG
- the hisC gene encoding histidinol-phosphate transaminase, producing MAAWSDNIRKVEPYVPGEQPKDTNVIKLNTNENPYGPSPRVAEVIQNPDLLRLYPDPTASQLVDVIAEYHGVDSSQVFVGVGSDDVLAMSFLTFFNSDKPILFPDITYSFYDVWAELFRIPYERPALDENFRLVKEDYYRENGGVVFPNPNAPTGIYENLANVEDIISHNGDSIVIVDEAYIDFGGKSALELIDKYDNLVVVRTFSKSRSMAGLRIGYAISNPILIKALNDVKYSYNSYTMNRPSIIMGTESVKDDAYFKAMVAKVVATRTRFVESIRPLGFTCLESSANFVFATHENIPAKEIFEAAKKAHIYVRYFDKPRIDNYLRISIGTDEEMDKFVEFLTGYVQSIQ from the coding sequence ATGGCAGCATGGAGTGACAATATTAGAAAAGTTGAACCTTATGTACCTGGCGAGCAACCAAAGGACACAAATGTGATAAAGCTGAACACAAATGAAAATCCATATGGACCGTCGCCAAGGGTGGCAGAGGTAATTCAGAATCCGGATCTGCTCAGACTATATCCAGATCCTACAGCATCGCAGCTTGTGGACGTTATTGCGGAGTATCACGGCGTTGATTCCTCCCAGGTGTTTGTCGGTGTGGGATCAGACGATGTACTTGCAATGTCATTTCTGACATTTTTCAATTCTGATAAGCCGATATTGTTTCCAGATATCACATATTCATTCTATGATGTGTGGGCAGAACTTTTCCGTATTCCCTATGAAAGACCGGCTCTTGATGAGAATTTCAGACTTGTAAAAGAGGATTATTACAGGGAAAATGGCGGTGTAGTATTTCCAAACCCAAATGCGCCTACAGGAATATATGAGAATCTTGCAAATGTGGAGGATATTATAAGTCACAACGGCGATTCAATAGTGATCGTAGATGAGGCTTATATAGATTTTGGTGGAAAGTCAGCACTTGAACTCATAGATAAATATGATAACCTCGTGGTTGTCAGAACATTCTCAAAATCAAGATCTATGGCAGGTTTGCGTATCGGATATGCAATAAGCAATCCGATTCTCATAAAGGCTTTGAACGATGTGAAGTATTCATACAATTCATATACAATGAACAGACCATCCATAATCATGGGGACCGAGTCGGTGAAGGATGATGCGTACTTTAAAGCGATGGTGGCAAAGGTTGTGGCTACAAGGACAAGATTTGTTGAGAGTATCAGACCTCTTGGCTTTACATGTCTTGAGTCATCAGCAAATTTTGTGTTTGCCACACATGAGAACATACCGGCAAAAGAGATATTTGAGGCTGCGAAAAAAGCTCATATCTATGTGAGATACTTTGACAAACCGCGCATAGACAATTATCTCCGTATTTCCATTGGAACAGATGAGGAGATGGACAAATTTGTTGAGTTCCTGACTGGATATGTCCAGAGTATACAATAA
- a CDS encoding DUF5688 family protein: MKFEEFTELLVDCMKARLVPNDSGIQIKTDKILKNNGVTLTALNIRKTSQNICPTIYIEPYYREFEKGRSMADICSSIIDIYMRNGTDDRLTFEKVMDESDVKNNIILRIVNREKNRKLLETVPYVEYQNMAVTFRRVIEVSDTGISSSGVTNSDMDRWRLDLDTMYRLALANTERLFPPVIKDLFSVLEDRYDYSVSENIGQAPDIDELYVMTNEYDINGASVILYDGTLARCADMVDDDIYILPCSVHELLFIRAHCSFGEDYLKNLVHEANRSAITPMEFLSDSIYVYRRDSGELTEIV, from the coding sequence ATGAAATTTGAAGAATTTACGGAATTGCTCGTGGACTGTATGAAAGCACGTCTCGTACCAAATGATAGCGGGATACAGATAAAGACTGACAAAATATTAAAAAATAATGGGGTGACGCTCACAGCTTTGAATATAAGAAAAACATCCCAGAATATATGCCCCACCATATACATTGAGCCCTACTACAGGGAATTTGAAAAAGGAAGATCGATGGCGGATATATGTTCCTCCATAATTGACATATATATGAGAAACGGGACGGATGACAGGTTGACATTTGAAAAGGTGATGGATGAGAGTGATGTGAAAAACAATATCATTCTTAGAATAGTGAACCGTGAAAAGAACAGAAAGTTACTTGAGACCGTGCCATATGTCGAGTACCAGAATATGGCTGTCACATTCAGGAGAGTCATAGAGGTGTCCGATACAGGTATCTCAAGTTCCGGTGTGACTAACAGCGATATGGACAGGTGGAGACTGGATCTGGATACAATGTACAGACTGGCGCTTGCCAATACGGAAAGGCTGTTTCCACCTGTCATAAAGGATCTTTTTTCGGTGCTGGAGGATAGGTACGATTATTCTGTAAGTGAGAATATCGGACAGGCTCCGGATATAGATGAACTGTATGTCATGACAAATGAATACGATATAAACGGAGCTTCGGTTATACTGTACGATGGAACTTTGGCGAGATGCGCAGACATGGTGGACGACGATATATACATTCTTCCATGCAGTGTGCATGAACTTCTGTTTATAAGAGCGCACTGCTCCTTTGGCGAGGACTATCTTAAGAATCTTGTGCACGAGGCGAACAGGAGTGCAATAACTCCAATGGAGTTTTTATCTGACAGCATATATGTGTATAGAAGAGATAGTGGAGAATTGACAGAGATAGTGTAG